From Panthera tigris isolate Pti1 chromosome D3, P.tigris_Pti1_mat1.1, whole genome shotgun sequence, one genomic window encodes:
- the CFAP73 gene encoding cilia- and flagella-associated protein 73 isoform X2, whose amino-acid sequence MAVPWEEYFRLALQEKLPASSRKIPEQSVDHFPPVLRLLEKRQELVDADRGLQAQKEVFQTTRAALKERWEQLEQKEQELQGSFVRFDKFLKDTEARRSRALRRAAQERLRADRREAEARRLRAQFEELQRERARLRCRLERLEPCARLLGRVREQLPEFQEVPELVARFDGLVDMQAALRLTERQRLAELEEARARLQRLRDAGQGELLGQGQRRAQLLQRLEAARERTLRWESKWIQIQNTGAEKTLLLGRTRIAALNLFQLVCRHKMHPPALDIEDTEGQLEQVKLFILDLSAMLASLGQAKPTPAC is encoded by the exons ATGGCGGTGCCCTGGGAGGAATATTTCCGACTGGCCTTGCAAGAGAAACTGCCTGC CTCCTCCAGGAAGATCCCGGAGCAAAGCGTGGACCACTTCCCGCCGGTGCTGCGTCTCCTGGAGAAGAGGCAGGAGCTGGTAGACGCAGACCGAGGCCTGCAGGCCCAGAAGGAG gtgttCCAGACCACGAGAGCAGCGCTGAAAGAACGCTGGGAACAGTTGGAACAGAAGGAGCAGGAGCTACAGGGGTCCTTTGTCCGCTTTGACAAGTTCTTGAAG GACACCGAGGCCCGGCGCAGCCGCGCCCTGCGGAGGGCGGCCCAGGAGCGGCTCCGGGCGGACCGCCGGGAGGCGGAGGCCCGACGGCTGCGCGCCCAGTTCGAGGAGCTGCAGCGGGAGCGCGCGCGGCTGCGGTGCCGGCTGGAGCGCCTGGAGCCCTGCGCGCGCCTGCTGGGGCGAGTGCGGGAGCAGCTGCCGGAG TTCCAAGAGGTCCCCGAGCTGGTGGCGCGCTTCGACGGCCTGGTCGATATGCAGGCGGCGCTGAGGCTCACGGAGCGCCAGCGGCTGGCCGAGCTGGAGGAGGCGCGCGCTCGGCTGCAGCGGCTGCGGGACGCGGGGCAGGGCGAGCTGCTCGGGCAGGGCCAGCGGCGAGCGCAGCTGCTGCAGCGCCTGGAGGCCGCGAGGGAGCGCACGCTGCGCTGG GAATCCAAGTGGATTCAGATCCAGAACACGGGGGCAGAGAAGACCCTTCTCCTGGGACGCACTAGGATAGCAGCGCTCAACCTGTTCCAGCTAGTGTGCCGGCACAAGATGCACCCGCCTGCCCTGGACATCGAGGACACTGAGGGGCAGCTGGAGCAG GTGAAGCTGTTCATTCTGGACCTCTCTGCCATGCTGGCCAGTCTTGGGCAGGCCAAGCCCACACCTGCCTGCTAG
- the CFAP73 gene encoding cilia- and flagella-associated protein 73 isoform X4, which produces MAVPWEEYFRLALQEKLPASSRKIPEQSVDHFPPVLRLLEKRQELVDADRGLQAQKEVFQTTRAALKERWEQLEQKEQELQGSFVRFDKFLKDTEARRSRALRRAAQERLRADRREAEARRLRAQFEELQRERARLRCRLERLEPCARLLGRVREQLPEFQEVPELVARFDGLVDMQAALRLTERQRLAELEEARARLQRLRDAGQGELLGQGQRRAQLLQRLEAARERTLRWLVCRHKMHPPALDIEDTEGQLEQVKLFILDLSAMLASLGQAKPTPAC; this is translated from the exons ATGGCGGTGCCCTGGGAGGAATATTTCCGACTGGCCTTGCAAGAGAAACTGCCTGC CTCCTCCAGGAAGATCCCGGAGCAAAGCGTGGACCACTTCCCGCCGGTGCTGCGTCTCCTGGAGAAGAGGCAGGAGCTGGTAGACGCAGACCGAGGCCTGCAGGCCCAGAAGGAG gtgttCCAGACCACGAGAGCAGCGCTGAAAGAACGCTGGGAACAGTTGGAACAGAAGGAGCAGGAGCTACAGGGGTCCTTTGTCCGCTTTGACAAGTTCTTGAAG GACACCGAGGCCCGGCGCAGCCGCGCCCTGCGGAGGGCGGCCCAGGAGCGGCTCCGGGCGGACCGCCGGGAGGCGGAGGCCCGACGGCTGCGCGCCCAGTTCGAGGAGCTGCAGCGGGAGCGCGCGCGGCTGCGGTGCCGGCTGGAGCGCCTGGAGCCCTGCGCGCGCCTGCTGGGGCGAGTGCGGGAGCAGCTGCCGGAG TTCCAAGAGGTCCCCGAGCTGGTGGCGCGCTTCGACGGCCTGGTCGATATGCAGGCGGCGCTGAGGCTCACGGAGCGCCAGCGGCTGGCCGAGCTGGAGGAGGCGCGCGCTCGGCTGCAGCGGCTGCGGGACGCGGGGCAGGGCGAGCTGCTCGGGCAGGGCCAGCGGCGAGCGCAGCTGCTGCAGCGCCTGGAGGCCGCGAGGGAGCGCACGCTGCGCTGG CTAGTGTGCCGGCACAAGATGCACCCGCCTGCCCTGGACATCGAGGACACTGAGGGGCAGCTGGAGCAG GTGAAGCTGTTCATTCTGGACCTCTCTGCCATGCTGGCCAGTCTTGGGCAGGCCAAGCCCACACCTGCCTGCTAG
- the CFAP73 gene encoding cilia- and flagella-associated protein 73 isoform X3 has translation MAVPWEEYFRLALQEKLPAKIPEQSVDHFPPVLRLLEKRQELVDADRGLQAQKEVFQTTRAALKERWEQLEQKEQELQGSFVRFDKFLKDTEARRSRALRRAAQERLRADRREAEARRLRAQFEELQRERARLRCRLERLEPCARLLGRVREQLPEFQEVPELVARFDGLVDMQAALRLTERQRLAELEEARARLQRLRDAGQGELLGQGQRRAQLLQRLEAARERTLRWESKWIQIQNTGAEKTLLLGRTRIAALNLFQLVCRHKMHPPALDIEDTEGQLEQVKLFILDLSAMLASLGQAKPTPAC, from the exons ATGGCGGTGCCCTGGGAGGAATATTTCCGACTGGCCTTGCAAGAGAAACTGCCTGC GAAGATCCCGGAGCAAAGCGTGGACCACTTCCCGCCGGTGCTGCGTCTCCTGGAGAAGAGGCAGGAGCTGGTAGACGCAGACCGAGGCCTGCAGGCCCAGAAGGAG gtgttCCAGACCACGAGAGCAGCGCTGAAAGAACGCTGGGAACAGTTGGAACAGAAGGAGCAGGAGCTACAGGGGTCCTTTGTCCGCTTTGACAAGTTCTTGAAG GACACCGAGGCCCGGCGCAGCCGCGCCCTGCGGAGGGCGGCCCAGGAGCGGCTCCGGGCGGACCGCCGGGAGGCGGAGGCCCGACGGCTGCGCGCCCAGTTCGAGGAGCTGCAGCGGGAGCGCGCGCGGCTGCGGTGCCGGCTGGAGCGCCTGGAGCCCTGCGCGCGCCTGCTGGGGCGAGTGCGGGAGCAGCTGCCGGAG TTCCAAGAGGTCCCCGAGCTGGTGGCGCGCTTCGACGGCCTGGTCGATATGCAGGCGGCGCTGAGGCTCACGGAGCGCCAGCGGCTGGCCGAGCTGGAGGAGGCGCGCGCTCGGCTGCAGCGGCTGCGGGACGCGGGGCAGGGCGAGCTGCTCGGGCAGGGCCAGCGGCGAGCGCAGCTGCTGCAGCGCCTGGAGGCCGCGAGGGAGCGCACGCTGCGCTGG GAATCCAAGTGGATTCAGATCCAGAACACGGGGGCAGAGAAGACCCTTCTCCTGGGACGCACTAGGATAGCAGCGCTCAACCTGTTCCAGCTAGTGTGCCGGCACAAGATGCACCCGCCTGCCCTGGACATCGAGGACACTGAGGGGCAGCTGGAGCAG GTGAAGCTGTTCATTCTGGACCTCTCTGCCATGCTGGCCAGTCTTGGGCAGGCCAAGCCCACACCTGCCTGCTAG
- the CFAP73 gene encoding cilia- and flagella-associated protein 73 isoform X1 produces the protein MAVPWEEYFRLALQEKLPASSRKIPEQSVDHFPPVLRLLEKRQELVDADRGLQAQKEVFQTTRAALKERWEQLEQKEQELQGSFVRFDKFLKDTEARRSRALRRAAQERLRADRREAEARRLRAQFEELQRERARLRCRLERLEPCARLLGRVREQLPEFQEVPELVARFDGLVDMQAALRLTERQRLAELEEARARLQRLRDAGQGELLGQGQRRAQLLQRLEAARERTLRWESKWIQIQNTGAEKTLLLGRTRIAALNLFQLVCRHKMHPPALDIEDTEGQLEQVRSLLTCPPTPRFRTSQGLKSPGSV, from the exons ATGGCGGTGCCCTGGGAGGAATATTTCCGACTGGCCTTGCAAGAGAAACTGCCTGC CTCCTCCAGGAAGATCCCGGAGCAAAGCGTGGACCACTTCCCGCCGGTGCTGCGTCTCCTGGAGAAGAGGCAGGAGCTGGTAGACGCAGACCGAGGCCTGCAGGCCCAGAAGGAG gtgttCCAGACCACGAGAGCAGCGCTGAAAGAACGCTGGGAACAGTTGGAACAGAAGGAGCAGGAGCTACAGGGGTCCTTTGTCCGCTTTGACAAGTTCTTGAAG GACACCGAGGCCCGGCGCAGCCGCGCCCTGCGGAGGGCGGCCCAGGAGCGGCTCCGGGCGGACCGCCGGGAGGCGGAGGCCCGACGGCTGCGCGCCCAGTTCGAGGAGCTGCAGCGGGAGCGCGCGCGGCTGCGGTGCCGGCTGGAGCGCCTGGAGCCCTGCGCGCGCCTGCTGGGGCGAGTGCGGGAGCAGCTGCCGGAG TTCCAAGAGGTCCCCGAGCTGGTGGCGCGCTTCGACGGCCTGGTCGATATGCAGGCGGCGCTGAGGCTCACGGAGCGCCAGCGGCTGGCCGAGCTGGAGGAGGCGCGCGCTCGGCTGCAGCGGCTGCGGGACGCGGGGCAGGGCGAGCTGCTCGGGCAGGGCCAGCGGCGAGCGCAGCTGCTGCAGCGCCTGGAGGCCGCGAGGGAGCGCACGCTGCGCTGG GAATCCAAGTGGATTCAGATCCAGAACACGGGGGCAGAGAAGACCCTTCTCCTGGGACGCACTAGGATAGCAGCGCTCAACCTGTTCCAGCTAGTGTGCCGGCACAAGATGCACCCGCCTGCCCTGGACATCGAGGACACTGAGGGGCAGCTGGAGCAGGTGCGCTCCCTCCTTACGTGCCCTCCAACCCCCAGATTCAGAACTTCACAGGGCCTGAAGTCTCCGGGTTCAGTATGA